The genomic interval GGGCATCGGCGGTGGCCTCGCCGACAAGCTGGGGCTCAACGTGTGGCTGGTCCGGCTGCTGATCCTCGTGTCGTTCGCGCTGCCGGTGGCGGGCGTCGGTCTCTACCTTCTGCTGTGGATCCTGATGCCGTGGCAGGACGGGCGGATCCCTCTCGAGCGCGTTCTCGGAGCGAACTCCCGGCAGGCCTGACGCCGCATCACCGTCCCGCCATCAGGTCGCCCGCCCATCAGCCCTTCGTCACGGCGCAGGTGGGTCTGCCCTGCTGGTCGTGCTCTGCTGATCCTGCAGAGACTTTGCATGCAGCGAGCCCGCGACCTACGCGCGGTAGCGCCCGGGGCGGTGGTTCAGGGCGAGGACGGCGTTGAGGATCACCCCGCCGAGCGCGGACAGCAGCACCCGCGGCCAGTCCATCACCAGAGCGCCGAGCAGGATCACGACGACGTCCATGGCCATCTGCACGTAACCGGCCCGCAGACCCGCTCGTTCCTGCAGGATCAGGGCCAGGACGTTGAACCCGCCCAGACTGGCGCGATGGCGGAAGATGATGAGCAGGCCCACGCCGACCAGCAGGTTTCCTCCGACCACGGCGTAGACGAGAGGGACGTGTCCGAGCGCCAGGAAGTGATGGTGCACGAGGCTGAATCCGGAGATGAGAGCCACGCAGATCACCGTCCGGATCGTGAACGCCCATCCCTTCTTCCAGACGGCGAGGGCGAAGAAGGGGACGTTCACCAGCAGGAACAGCACGGCGAACGGCAGTGGCGTGCCGTGGGTGAGCAGGAGCGCGAGTCCCGCCGTGCCGCCGGTGACAGCGCCGGCCATCTGCAGCAGGTAGAGCCCCAGGGATGCCAGGAAGGTGCCGGTCAGGACGCCGAGCACATCCTCCACAGGATGATGCGGGATGGTGACGTCGACCGAGAGGGGCTCGAGTCCGGCTTCGGGGCGACCGGGCGATGTCGACGACGGGGACGCTGACGAGGGGGACGCTGAAGGCATGACGTCAGGGTAGAGGGGATCCCCCCATCAGGCTCGACGGGCGTGGCTGTGATCTGCACACGCCGCGGCGTGGATGCCGGGCGGAGCCCGACACCGGTGGGCTCGGAGATCCGGCGTTCTGGGGGCCGCAGTGTCCTCACCCTCTCACCCGAACAGAGGTGGCGGCGCCCTGGACAAGAACATCGACGCGGCGTCCAGCGCCGACTTCGTTCCCGAACCCTGGCCGGAACTCCTCACCATTGCTCCCCGGCATCGTTCGTGAAGAACACTATGACGCGCCGATTAGGCTGTTCTCGTGCGACGTACCCGTCAGCTCCAGGCCGCCCTCGCCATGGTGGCTTGCTTGACTGTCGTGTCGATCGCAGGGTGCGGATCCACTGGCGACTCGGTGCCGTCTGCCGCAGGCGCGCACGACGGCGGAGGGGTGGACTTCCCCACCGTGTCGGCGTTCGATTACCAGCTCGGCAGTCCCTACACCCCCTCATCAGGGGTCGAGCTGGTGGTTCGTGACCGCACCGCTTCGCCGGCCGACGGGCTGTACTCGATCTGCTACGTCAACGCATTCCAGACCCAGCCAGGCGAACGCGACCAGTGGCCGGACGAGGTTCTCCTCACAGCTGATGGAGCACCCGTCTTCGACGCCGACTGGCCCGACGAGATTCTGCTGTACACCTCGACGAGCAGCAAACGCGAAGCGATCCTCGACACCGCCTCGTCGTGGATCCAGGGTTGCGCAGACGCCGGGTTCGAGGCGGTCGAGTTCGACAACCTCGACAGTCTCACCCGCTCACACGACGTCCTTACCGTCGACGACAATCTGGCTCTCGCCCGTGCTCTCGTGGATATCGCGCACGCAGCCGGACTCGCGGCGGGGCAGAAGAACTCGGCCGAATACACGGCGCGCCTCAAGAGCGAGGCGGGGCTCGATTTCGCAATCGCAGAGGAGTGCGCCGCCTACAACGAATGCACGGCATACACGGATGCCTACGGCGACGCGGTCATCGACATCGAATACGCGGACACCCTTCCCCGAAGCTTCGCCGAGATGTGCGAAGACACAGCATCACCGAGAGCGATGATCCTCCGAGACCGCGACCTCGTGACCCCGGACGATGACGGCTACGTGTTTCGGACGTGCGCTCACTGACATCCGTTGCACTTCTGCCGCTTCGTCATGCGTGATGAGACGGGTATCGCCCACGGCAATCACGCGACCTCCAGCGGCGTGGTCGCACCGACGTGCTCGGCGACGCGGTCCTCCGCGGCGTCCAGTTCGTACCTCGTCTGCAGGTCGAGCCAGAACGGGTCCGCTCTGACGTAGCGCTCCAGGCGCAGCGCAGCGCCCGCCGTGATGGCCCGCTCGCCGTGCCCGATCTCGTTGATTCGCCGCGCGGAACACCGATCGATACAGCGACCTCGTTCTGCGTGACGCCGAACCCCTCGATGTCGCCAGAAGCCCCTCCCCAGGCACATGGGCGGGCAGTGCTTCTCGGACTTCATCCCTCCTCAGGGACAGACCACGATCCGCACCTCCCCGGTACCGGCATCGGTCCAGCGGAAGCAGAACCTCCACTGGCCATTGGTGCGGAATCCGGTCTCACGACCAGCACGTGACGTCACCCGCCAACGACGCTCGACGTTGAAGCGAAACTCCACGGCGTTTCGCAGCTGGAGTGAGCCTTCGGAGGACAAGAGTGGGCTTTGTTGCTCCCCCTTGGGCCAATTGTGTCGCACTTGGCCGCCCCGACGGTCAGCTGAGAATCCGTTTGACGAGCGGGAGCGCATATCGCCAGTCGTCGCCGTCTTGATCAAAGAGATCGGCGTCCTCGAACCAGGTTGCGTCCGCCTCCGGATGAGGGCCAATCAAGCCCACACTTCCATCGCCAAACCGATAACACGCGGCGGCGAGGTCGCCTGTCTCGTAATGGGCGTAGGCCTCAGCGCCGCCTACAGGCAACCGCGCGCCCTCTTGGAAGTAGGTCCATCGCAACGTGTCGCCCCACGTGATTGCCACCACATCATCCGTACTATCTTTCACAGGGAAGTCGGGAACGCCCACCTCCCCCTCGACGGATTCACTGAAAAAGCCGAACCCCTCGCTCCCTGCGAGATATGCACCCATGCAGATGCCGAGGTAGCTACCGCCGGTAGCCACAAAGTCACTCACCCCGCGGATGAAATCCGCAGGAAAACTCTGGGCAGCGGCACGAATATCGTCCCCACCGCCGGGCTGAGCGTAGAGAGCGACTCCAGAAAGGGCACTTGATTTGAGAGGGAATTCTTCATGCGGGCCGATAAACGCAACGTCCATACCAAGCGGTGATTGCGACAGTCGCTCAGCAAGAGTTTCCGAGCATCCTGCGCACCCCGCCGGGCCGCGGTACACGAGGGCGATCCGCGCATCCGGAGTCTCGTCGTCGTTCCTGCTGATCGGTGCACATCCGTTCGCCAGCCCAGCGAAAGGGACCGTCAGCAGCCCCGCGAGGACCGACCGGCGCGACCGTCCAGCGGGTGATTCGAACGTACACATACTTCAATGCTAGGTGGGCATGGTCCACTGCCCAAAGCGACCGGTGCAGCCTGCTCCTGGCCTCTGATCGTTGAACGCGGCCCGAAGTCAGGGGCTGCTGCTCGGATGGGTGACATTGGATCGTCACGCAGCCTGGTCGGCTGGCTCAAAGTTCGTCTGCAGGTCCGGTTTCGACGCCGGGGAGCAGTGACCGGCTCTTCGCACACGAGGATGTGGGGCTCGCAGTCGCGCGGGCCCTTGGGTTCGACCCACGAGTGAATGGTCCCGGGTTCTCTGCCGCTGCTTTGTGGGTGCGGGCTCTCGGGTGAGGGCCTCGTTGTGCAGCGTCTCCAACTCTATCGGGGTGAGCATCCCGAGGGAGCCGTGGAGGCGCCGGTTGTTGTACCAGTCGACCCCGCCGGCAGTCGTGTACTCGACGTCTGAGAGCGTCCGGAACGGGCCGTGGTGGAAGGCGGTGGTGCGGAGGCACTCGGTCTTAAACAGCCCATTGACCGTCTCCATCAGCGCGTTATCGAACGCATCGCCGACGGTCCCGATCGAGGCAGCGATGCCCTCGAGGTGCTCGGTGTACCGGATCGACGTGTACTGCGATTCGGCATCGCTGTGCGCCACCAAAGAGCCTGGTGAGACCTGGTTTCCCTCGCGTTCCCGCAGCCACAGCGCGATCCACAGTGGCGTCATGTCGAGATCGGTGCGCATGCTCGAGGACGCGTGCCAGCCCACGATCCGCTGGGCGAAGACGTCGACGACGAACGCGACGTAGACGAGCCCGGCCCAGGTGCGGACGTAGGTGAAGTCGGTGACCCAGACCAGGTTCGGAGCCGGGGCGGTGAAGTCCCGATTCAGCAGGTCACCGGCACGTCTCCCGTCCGGGCCAGGGATCGTGGTGCGGATCTTCTTCGCCCGCCGGGTGCCCTCGAGGCCGAGGGTCCGCATCGCCCGGTCCACCGCCCCACGGGAGGTGCCGGCCAGGCCTTCCTGGCGGCGGAGCAGCGCGACCCACTTCCGCCGCCCGTAGAGCCCCTCGGGCGTCATCTGGACCTGCGCGGTGGCGGGATTGATGGTCCAGGCGAGGTCGCGGATCTTGTCTTCGACCAGGGCATCTGTGATGGTGCGCTCGGCGAGGCGGGCCGGTCGCTTCCAAGACCGGTAGTTACGTGCAGCGATGCTCAGGCCCTGCTGGCGCAGGACGAGCAGGATCGGCTCGGCTGCATAGCCCTCGGCGCGCATCTCATCGATGAACGCGCAGATCAGAGGTTTCGGGGGTCGAGCTTGCCGGCGAAGAAAATCGAGGCCCGGCGGAGGATCTCGTTGTCCTCGCGCAGCCGCTTGTTCTCTGCTTTCAGTCGCTTGACCTCGGCGGACTCCTCGCTGGTGACGCCGGGGCGGGTTCCATCATCGACCTCGGTTTGTGCGAGCCAGCGCCGCACGGACTCGCGCGAGACGCCTTCCTGGCGAGCCGCACGCACCTCGCTCGCAGCTGGGGATCGATCTTCTTCGGCACGCTGTCCATCCTTCCGGACTCAAACAGCAGCGGCATCAAACCCTGACCGATTCACAACCTGACGGCTATGTCCGAACCCCGCACTGCGACGCGGTTTCATCATCCCGCGCCGGGTCGCACTGCGAGCGGATCCCGCAGTGACGGATTCCGCTGCGGCACCTCCGCGTACCGATCCTCACGATGAAGACACCCCATGACAAGGTGGTTGAGCCTGTGACTGCTGTCCAGCCGCGACTTTTGGGTTGACCCAGGGCGGGCTGCCGTCGTCCTCGACGAGGAGACGTTTACCCATTGAGTGCGTCCGTTCTGGGGTCAGGCGAACTATCGCAGGGCTTCGCCGAGGCGAGCGGCGGGCGTGAGGTCGGCGGCGAGACCGCCGCCGGTCGCAGCCCGGGCAAGAGCGCGACCCAGCGCAGGTGCCTGCTTGAACAAATTGTGACCGGCCACAAAAAGGACAGAGCCTGCCTCCCACACGGCCACGCCGTCCTCGCTCCATGGGAGGTCGGTCACCCAGCAGTGAAGAAAGTCGCGCGGCTCTGGGTGGAGACCGGGCAGCGCCCGTGTCACGTATTCGCGCGCGCGTTCGTCCAGCGATCGAATCGCCGCAGGGTCGATGAACGTTCCGTCGTCGCGGACGCCGACGGTGTCGCTGAGTCCGACCGAATAACTGCTGTTGCCCGGTAGCGGCGTCGCGTACACGCCGACTTCGCCGAAGACGCCGCTGCTGTCCTGCAGGCACGCGACTCGTGCCGGGGCGGCGTCTTTCACGTCGAAGGTCAGCCGGACGTGTGCGGCAAGGCGAACCGGGAGCGACAGGCCGACGCTGCGGGCCAGGCGGGCGGTTTCGCGGCCGGCGCACACGACCACCTTGGAGTAGACAGCCCGGTCGGTGACGCTGCGCACCTCGACCGTCCCATCGGCGCGGGGATCGATGGAGATAACCTCTGCGGTGGTGACGGCATCTCCGAGGGCACCCGCGAGTGCCGTGATCGCGGCGCGGGTGCGGATCGCGCCGCCCGACTCGTCGAGCACCGCTGGCCCCGAGTACCCAGCGAGCAGCGGCATGCGCTGGGCGAGCTCGGCTGCATCGATCTCGTGCGCTTCCACGCCGCCGACCTCGTCGAGCACCCGCAGCCGCGCCAGGGCGCTGTCGCCGATCGCCACGACACCGTCTGATGAGACCAGCTCGACGTCGAAGTGTTCGGCCCACTCATCCCATACACCGCGGCTTTTGCGCGCGAAAGCGACGAGTCGCGGGTCGTCGTGGGCATGCCGGAAGATCCGCGACTCGCCCGCGGACTGACCCGCTCCGGGCAGACCGGCCTCGTACAAGCGCACCGGCACGCCCTGCTCCCGCAGCGCGTACGCCGTCGACAGACCGACGATCCCGCCCCCGATTACTGCTACCTCGGGTGAACGCGTCGGGGCAACGTCGTCAGTTCCTGTCATCGCGGTTCCTCGATCTGTTAGGGATGTGAGATAGAGCTCAAAAGTACGGGGCCGCTGCCACGACGTCAACGGGCTGTGTCAGCCCGAAGTCACCGCGCGCAACGACCCCTCATGTCGGGGTCAGTACTCCCGGTCTGTGGTGTCAGGCGGGAAGTTTGGAGCCCAACACGTCGAGCTTCTCGATCGTCGGTTCGGAGAACAACGCACCCGCACCGGTCTGCTCGCCGAGAGCTACCGCAACAGGGCCAGACAGGTGAGCGTCACGTCCGGCGTCATCGGGGGAAACGTCGAAGATCCCGAAGGAGGAGGGCCCGAGGCGGATCGCGAACACGCGGTGGTCGCCGGCTCTTCCTCAACAAGCGCACGGCCGCTGTCAAGGAAATCCTTCACGTCGTCCTCCTTGCCGGGCAATGCGTCAAACCTGACCAGCAATCCCTTGGTCACACTCATGATGTCTTCTCTTCCTTTGTCGTGGTGCCCGCGAGTTGGGCCACGATCGCCTCGGAGAACGCCGGCAGGTCCTCCGGCGAGCGGCTGGTGATGAGATTCTTGTCGACCACGACCTCCTGGTCGACGACGTTCGCGCCGTCATTGCGCAGATCCGTGCGGATGCTCGGGAAGGACGTCAGGGTGCGACCGGTGGCCACGTCGGCCTCGATCAACGTCCACGGTCCGTGACAGATCGCCGCCACCGACTTGCCGTTCTCGACGAAGTCCCGGACGAAGGCGACAGCGTCCTCGTCAATCCGGAGCTTGTCGGGGTTCACCGTGCCGCCCGGAAGCACCAAGGCGTCGTAGTCGGCCACCGAGGCCTCAGCCACCAGCCCGTCGACGCCGAACGTCCCCGCCGGATCCAGGTCGTTCTCGCGGGCCTTGATCTCGCCCTCATCGACGGAGAGGACCTCGGTCCGAGCGCCGGCCCTGTCCAGAGCCTCACGGGGTTGCTCGAGTTCGACGCGCTCGACCCCGTCCGCGGCGAGGATCGTGACTCTCTTGCCCTGCAGATCTACTGCCATGTCAGTTGGGTCTGCTGCACGATCCGGTGACATCTTGACCTGCCCTACGGTTTGGTTTCCACTCTTGGTCGCTAGCTCCCGGTGGTGGTCAGTGTCCGCGGGGTGCCGGCGAGGTCGTGGTCGTAGGGTGTCGCGCACTCGAGGCAGGAGTGCCGTCGACGACGGTTGTAGAACACCTCGAGGTACTCGAAGATCGCGTTCGCGAGCTCGATCTCGCCACCCTGGGCCCAGGCCCCGATCTGCACGGGATCATGGAAGCGCGCCGCCTTGCCTCGGACCGCCCGACGGAGCTGTCCGCGACGATCGCCTGCAAGCCTCTCCAGACGGTTGGTTCCCCGGCGGGATCCTCAGGTCCTCGACATCCCGATCACCGCGCCGCGCGGAGCGGCCCCTGCAAGTGACCATCACGCCATCTTGTACAAGATGTACCATCAGGACATGACTTCCGTGACGCTCTCCGACTTCCGCAGCCGCCAGGCCGATCTCATCGCCGCAGCACAGCGCGAGCCCGTCGAGATCACCTCGCGCGGCGCTGGTCGTCGCGCGGTCGTCGTGTCCCCGGAGTTCTACGATCGCGCACTCCAGGCGTTGGAAGATCAGGCCGACATCCGTGCGGCGGCGGCCGCGCGTGAAGAGACCGAGCGCGTCTCCCATGAGGATCTGGTCGCCGAGCTCGGACTCTGATGCGTGGCGTATCGCGTCACCTACGTCGCCTCGGCGGCGAAAGCCCTTCGGAAGCTCGATCGTCAGACCGCCCGACGTATTCTCGAGGCACTCAACGCCCTTGCTGATGACCCTCGCCCACCCGGTTGCATCAAGCTTCAGGGCGGCGAGGGCGAGTTGCGCATCCGAATCGGTGACTACCGAGTCGTCTATGACGTCGTGGATGATGAGCTGGTCGTGCTGATCCTCCGTGTCGGGCACCGCAGAGAGGTCTACCGATGAGCGGGGACGGATCTCGGAGCATCGCTGACGCGCGCCCGAGCGCCCAGACCATAGGCCTCGCCAGCGACTCCACCCGGGCCCTCATCGCCCATCTCGCGGCGTAACATCACCTCGTGGGCAATGTCCCCTGGGCACCGTCGCCCCCCCCCCCCCCCCCCCCCCCCCCCCCCCCCCCCGCAGCACGGCGGCTGGCGACCAGTTCCTGACGGAGTTCGCAGAGGAACTCACCCGGTCGCGAGGGTGAACGGCGACTCGCTCACACGTTGAACCGGAACTCCACCACGTTCCGTAGCCGAATGACCTTTGACGCAGATTGGCTTCATGAGTGCTGAGCCTCGGCGGGCCGCCGTCTACCTGCGGATCTCTCAGGATCGCGAGAACCGTCGCCTGGGTGTGGACCGCCACAGGGAGGACGCCGCGGCGCTCATCAGGGCTAGAGGATGGACTCCAGCAGGCGTCTACGAGGACAACGACATCTCCGGCAGTGGAGTTCCCCGGTGGCGCCATCGCCCCGCCCTGCTGGGCGAGGACCTGACCGTGGGGCCCTACACGACCGCGGCGGGCACGCGCCTGCCGGCCGCGCGGTGGGCAATCGCGGCGGCGCCGGCCGGTGCCAGGGGCGGCCTGAACGGCCCGGACGGCTTCCGGGTCACCGGGAGGCGCCCGCCCCCGCCACCACGAGGTCGATGAGCCGGCGGAGCACCACATCGACGTCCTCGCCGTCGATGCGCCCCTGCCGGGAGCGGTTGAGCTCGGCGAGCACCCCGGTGACGATGAGCCGGGCGCCGGTTGCCGCCGCCGCGCCGGGGGCGCCGACCCGGTCGTCGCGCAGGCGCGCGGCGATCTGCTCCTCGAGCCCCTCGACGCGACCGAGGACCCGCTGGCGGTGCGGCATATCCGCACCGAAGAGGATCTCGCGGGCGACCCACGTCGTGGGCTCGGGCCAGCGGCGCATCGCGGCGACGAACGGCGAGACAAGGGCCGCGATCTGGGCCGCGGTCTCCCCCGCCGCCGGCGCGGAGCGCGGCGGGGCCGTGTTCGCCTGCTCGTGGGCGCCCCAGAGCGCCTCGGCGACCATCATGAGCAGCTCCGCCTTCGTGGCCGCGTACTGGAAGACGGTCCCCTGCGCCACATCCGCGAGGCGCGCGACCTCGCTCATCGAGGTGCGCTCGAACCCGCGCTCCTCGAACAGCGCCAGCGCCGCGGCGAGGATGCGGGCGCGCTTGTCCGCCTTCGCCCGCTCGCGCCTGCCCGGCGCCGCCGAGGGCGCCAGCTCCGTGTGATCCCGAGTTCCCATGCGGCCATTGTAGTCGACTCAATTCTGAGTACACTCAATATCGAGGCCGGGTGATCGGCATCCGGCACGCGACGGGAAGGACGGATCATGCAGCACACGGCAGGTAACTACGAGGCGTTCGCGCGTCCCCGCCCCGCACAGCACGCGCCGGAGACGAAGGCCTACATCGTCGGCAGCGGGCTGGCCGGGCTCGCGGCGGCCGTCTTCCTCATCCGCGATGCCGGGGTCCCCGGCGCCAACGTCACGATCCTCGAGAAGGGCGAGACCGCCGGCGGTGCGCTCGACGGCCTCGACGTCCCGGAGAAGGGCTTCGTCATCCGCGGCGGCCGGGAGCTGGAGAACCACATGGAGTGCCTGTGGGACATGATGCGCTCCATCCCCTCCCTGGAGCTCGAGGACGCCTCCGTGCTCGACGAGTTCTACTGGCTCAACAAGGACGACCCCAACTACTCGCTGCGTCGCGCCACCGTGCGCCAGGGCGAGGACGCCGGCCACGAGGGCCGCTTCGACCTGCCGAAGCGGGCGCAGAAGGACCTGTTGAAGATCTTCCTCGCCGAGCGCTCCGAGATGGAGGGCAAGCGCATCGACGAGGTGATGGGCCGCGAGTTCCTCGACTCGCCGTTCTGGATGTACTGGCGGACGATGTTCGCCTTCGAGGAGTGGCACTCCGCGCTCGAGTTCAAGCTCTACCTCCACCGCTTCATCCATCACATCGGCGGACTGCCGGACTTCACGGCGCTGAAGTTCACGAAGTACAACCAGTACGAGTCCTTCGTCCTGCCGCTCATGCACTACCTCACCGAACACGGCGTCGTCTTCCAGTCCGGCACCGAGGTCCTCGATGTGGACTTCGCCCACCGCAACGGCGAGATCCGCGCCACCGCGATCCACTGCCGCCGCGACGGCGCCGAGGAGACCATCGTGCTCGGTGAGCACGACCTCGCGCTCATGACGATCGGCTCGCTCGTGGACAACTCCGATGACGGCGACCACCACACGCCCGCAGCCCTCAACGAGGGCCCGGCCCCGGCCTGGGACCTGTGGAAGCGCATCGCGAAGAAGGACCCGTCGTTCGGGCGCCCGGAGGTCTTCTGCTCCTCGATCGAGGAGACGAAGTGGGAATCGGCCACCGTCACGACGCTCGATGAGCGCATCCCCGCCTACATCGAGCGCATCGCCCAGCGCGATCCGTTCAGCGGCCGCGTGGTCACCGGCGGCATCGTCACCGCCGAGGACTCCTCCTGGCTGCTGAGCTGGACGGTCAATCGCCAGCCGCACTTCAAGAAGCAGCCGAAGGATCAGATCGTCGTCTGGGTCTACGGACTGTTCGTCGACGTCGACGGCGACTACGTGAAGAAGCCCCTGGCGCAGTGCACCGGCGAGGAGATCACCCAGGAGTGGCTCTACCACCTGGGCGTGCCCGTCGATGAGATCCCCGAGCTTGCGGCGACCGGCGCCCGGTGCGTGCCGGTCATGATGCCCTACGTGACGAGCTTCTTTATGCCCCGCCGCGCGGGTGACCGGCCGCAGGTCGTGCCGGAGGGGGCGGCGAACTTCGCGTTCCTCGGGCAGTTCGCGGAGACCGGCCGCGACACGATCTTCACGACCGAGTACTCGGTGCGCACCGGCATGGAGGCCGTCTACGAACTCCTCGACGTGGAGCGCGGCGTGCCGGAGACCTGGGGCTCCACGTACGACGTGCGCGACCTGCTCGAGGCCTCGGCGCGCATGCGCGACGGCAAGAAGGTGGAGATCCCCGGCCCGGCCGCGCTGCGCAGCTACCTGCGCGACCGGCTCGAGCACGGAGAGATCGGTCAGCTCCTCGAGGAGCACGGCCTCATCTGAGCCCCGCCCACCGCGGGTGCGCCTCGGGCACGGTCCCGAGGCGCGCCTGGGCTGGTCCCATGTCGCCCACCCCGCCTGCCTGCTCTTCGACGAGACGTAGCGAAGGATGCCGAGCACCAGGGCGGACTGGAATCCGGTGCCGCGCTCGGCGATCGGCACCACGACGTCGTCGTGACTGGTGATCACTGCTTCTCGGAGCATTCCGCGCAGCGCGTGCTGGGGCGCAGACAGGTCGACTCCGAGGACCGGATCCTGGAAGGGCAGCTCGGTCGCCACCGAGTTCACCGACTCGCTGAGGACCTCCCGCACCAGATCCTCGACCGGCTCCATCGCCTTCGCGAAGTCCTTCTGGAGCTGCGTGGAGCGGGAGTTGCCCGAACGGACGAGCACCCCCTCCAGGGTGTCGTGGAGCCGCGTCAACGACTGGTCTGCATCGCCCTGGTCGGCACTGCCCACCCTGATGGAGGGGATCTTCACGAGGTCGAACGACTGGAGCGCCCACTCGTAGATCTCGCGAGACCGCGCATCCGTGCCCTTCCACAGTCCCATTCCCCGTGCAGGGAATGATGCGGCCACGACCGTGGTCGTTCAGCGCCCCTGGGCCGCGGCGTCGTCGAGGGCGTCCAGGTCGCGCAGGGCGTAGCGCAGGTGCTCCCACTCCCCTCGAGGATCACGTGGAAGCACGAGCGCACCGTCTCCGGATACTCGGGGCTCCACGGGTGGCGGCGTTCCTCGTCCAGGCCGGCGTCGTCCACGGACGCCAGAAACTCGCGGACCTGGGCCAAGGGTTCGGACCGTACCGCGAGCACCCCCTCGTAGGGCGGGGCGTGGACGCGAAGAAGTCGAGGTCGACACCGTCGTCCTCCGCACCCGCG from Brachybacterium huguangmaarense carries:
- a CDS encoding type II toxin-antitoxin system RelE family toxin, with amino-acid sequence MAYRVTYVASAAKALRKLDRQTARRILEALNALADDPRPPGCIKLQGGEGELRIRIGDYRVVYDVVDDELVVLILRVGHRREVYR
- a CDS encoding PspC domain-containing protein is translated as MTKIFDGIRGLGFRRGPRRLLAGIGGGLADKLGLNVWLVRLLILVSFALPVAGVGLYLLLWILMPWQDGRIPLERVLGANSRQA
- a CDS encoding TetR/AcrR family transcriptional regulator — protein: MGTRDHTELAPSAAPGRRERAKADKRARILAAALALFEERGFERTSMSEVARLADVAQGTVFQYAATKAELLMMVAEALWGAHEQANTAPPRSAPAAGETAAQIAALVSPFVAAMRRWPEPTTWVAREILFGADMPHRQRVLGRVEGLEEQIAARLRDDRVGAPGAAAATGARLIVTGVLAELNRSRQGRIDGEDVDVVLRRLIDLVVAGAGASR
- a CDS encoding BPL-N domain-containing protein, with the translated sequence MCTFESPAGRSRRSVLAGLLTVPFAGLANGCAPISRNDDETPDARIALVYRGPAGCAGCSETLAERLSQSPLGMDVAFIGPHEEFPLKSSALSGVALYAQPGGGDDIRAAAQSFPADFIRGVSDFVATGGSYLGICMGAYLAGSEGFGFFSESVEGEVGVPDFPVKDSTDDVVAITWGDTLRWTYFQEGARLPVGGAEAYAHYETGDLAAACYRFGDGSVGLIGPHPEADATWFEDADLFDQDGDDWRYALPLVKRILS
- a CDS encoding NAD(P)/FAD-dependent oxidoreductase, translated to MTGTDDVAPTRSPEVAVIGGGIVGLSTAYALREQGVPVRLYEAGLPGAGQSAGESRIFRHAHDDPRLVAFARKSRGVWDEWAEHFDVELVSSDGVVAIGDSALARLRVLDEVGGVEAHEIDAAELAQRMPLLAGYSGPAVLDESGGAIRTRAAITALAGALGDAVTTAEVISIDPRADGTVEVRSVTDRAVYSKVVVCAGRETARLARSVGLSLPVRLAAHVRLTFDVKDAAPARVACLQDSSGVFGEVGVYATPLPGNSSYSVGLSDTVGVRDDGTFIDPAAIRSLDERAREYVTRALPGLHPEPRDFLHCWVTDLPWSEDGVAVWEAGSVLFVAGHNLFKQAPALGRALARAATGGGLAADLTPAARLGEALR
- a CDS encoding type 1 glutamine amidotransferase domain-containing protein, which encodes MAVDLQGKRVTILAADGVERVELEQPREALDRAGARTEVLSVDEGEIKARENDLDPAGTFGVDGLVAEASVADYDALVLPGGTVNPDKLRIDEDAVAFVRDFVENGKSVAAICHGPWTLIEADVATGRTLTSFPSIRTDLRNDGANVVDQEVVVDKNLITSRSPEDLPAFSEAIVAQLAGTTTKEEKTS
- a CDS encoding YitT family protein → MPSASPSSASPSSTSPGRPEAGLEPLSVDVTIPHHPVEDVLGVLTGTFLASLGLYLLQMAGAVTGGTAGLALLLTHGTPLPFAVLFLLVNVPFFALAVWKKGWAFTIRTVICVALISGFSLVHHHFLALGHVPLVYAVVGGNLLVGVGLLIIFRHRASLGGFNVLALILQERAGLRAGYVQMAMDVVVILLGALVMDWPRVLLSALGGVILNAVLALNHRPGRYRA
- a CDS encoding oleate hydratase — its product is MQHTAGNYEAFARPRPAQHAPETKAYIVGSGLAGLAAAVFLIRDAGVPGANVTILEKGETAGGALDGLDVPEKGFVIRGGRELENHMECLWDMMRSIPSLELEDASVLDEFYWLNKDDPNYSLRRATVRQGEDAGHEGRFDLPKRAQKDLLKIFLAERSEMEGKRIDEVMGREFLDSPFWMYWRTMFAFEEWHSALEFKLYLHRFIHHIGGLPDFTALKFTKYNQYESFVLPLMHYLTEHGVVFQSGTEVLDVDFAHRNGEIRATAIHCRRDGAEETIVLGEHDLALMTIGSLVDNSDDGDHHTPAALNEGPAPAWDLWKRIAKKDPSFGRPEVFCSSIEETKWESATVTTLDERIPAYIERIAQRDPFSGRVVTGGIVTAEDSSWLLSWTVNRQPHFKKQPKDQIVVWVYGLFVDVDGDYVKKPLAQCTGEEITQEWLYHLGVPVDEIPELAATGARCVPVMMPYVTSFFMPRRAGDRPQVVPEGAANFAFLGQFAETGRDTIFTTEYSVRTGMEAVYELLDVERGVPETWGSTYDVRDLLEASARMRDGKKVEIPGPAALRSYLRDRLEHGEIGQLLEEHGLI
- a CDS encoding type II toxin-antitoxin system prevent-host-death family antitoxin, which translates into the protein MTSVTLSDFRSRQADLIAAAQREPVEITSRGAGRRAVVVSPEFYDRALQALEDQADIRAAAAAREETERVSHEDLVAELGL
- a CDS encoding helix-turn-helix transcriptional regulator translates to MKSEKHCPPMCLGRGFWRHRGVRRHAERGRCIDRCSARRINEIGHGERAITAGAALRLERYVRADPFWLDLQTRYELDAAEDRVAEHVGATTPLEVA
- a CDS encoding endo alpha-1,4 polygalactosaminidase; this translates as MDFPTVSAFDYQLGSPYTPSSGVELVVRDRTASPADGLYSICYVNAFQTQPGERDQWPDEVLLTADGAPVFDADWPDEILLYTSTSSKREAILDTASSWIQGCADAGFEAVEFDNLDSLTRSHDVLTVDDNLALARALVDIAHAAGLAAGQKNSAEYTARLKSEAGLDFAIAEECAAYNECTAYTDAYGDAVIDIEYADTLPRSFAEMCEDTASPRAMILRDRDLVTPDDDGYVFRTCAH